Below is a window of Candidatus Woesearchaeota archaeon DNA.
TTTAAACATTTGCTTGTTAGAAAAGGTTCTTTTTCAAAACCTGCAAAAGTTTCAAAAACTGAGATTTCAGTTATGAAAAAAAATATAATTTTGAAAACTTCATATAAATAAAATGAGTAGACAAATTACAACTTCAGATGAGATACTTGGTAAGGATGTAGTTGATCCTAATGGAGCTATTTTAGGAATTGTGACAAAAATTCATATTGATATGGATGCAAAAGAACTTATAGGTATAACTATTGATCAAGGACTTTTTAGACCAGATTTATTTATGGGCATAGATTATGTTGATAGGTTTGCAGTTGGAGTTGTTTTTTTGAGTAAGGTTCCTACAGATACTTATAGAGGACTTAAAGTTTTAACTAATGAGGGTAAAACTATAGGTACTGTGAAGAGTGTTGTTGTTTCTGATTCTATTCTTAGTGAATTAGTTGTTGTTCCAAAGTCTGTTGATATTTCAAAACATAATATTTCTATTCCAGTTTCAGAAATTGAAGAAATAGGATTTAGTGTTATTTTGAAGAAAGGATTCATGCTTTAATTTTCGTTGAATTTTATTTTTTTATATTTTTTCTTATTTACAAATTTCAGTTATATACTACCTAATAGTAAGTATTATAAATGGTCTATTCCTATAAGATATATGGAAAATTCAAAAGTATATGGTATTAGTGGTAAAGAGGTTGAATCTCGAGTAGCAATAAATGGACACTATGAGAAACTTTTTGATAATAAAATTGTTGGGAGTTTGAATAGAGAAGGAAGAGTAGAGGCTTTAATTGGTCTTGAAATTGAGAATAGTGGGTTACTTATGTTTTTGAGTGTACCTAGTCCTAAATTTGAGATACCAATTTCAGTTTATATGTTTGAAGGGGTTGATAATGTTAATCCAAAAATTGAATATGCTGGTTTAGTTACAAATTTAGGGTATTCATTTTCAGGTTGCGAAAATAAAATTAGTTCTATCTTAGGCAATATTATTGAATCTTTTAAGTTTTGTGATACTCCTGTTGATGTTCCTTTGAAAAGAGTTTCTTTTGATGATTTGAGTATAATTTTAAATGATTTTATCACTAAAACTTCTCATAAATCTAGAGATGTATTGTTTAATTATAGGTAGTTTAAAATGAAAAATAATCTTCCTTTATATTTATTAAATTGTGAATATTTTTGTGATAGCTTTAGTTCTTTTTTTGAAGGGAGTATTTATAGGAAAGGTGAAATTATTTTTGGGAGTGCTTTTGAGAAAGGTATTCGAAAATCTATTTTTGGGAAAATATATTTAGAGGAGGATATTAGTAGACTTTCTTTTTTAACATTTGAACCTGGCATAGAATATTTAAGTCTTTATGTTTTCCCAATAGAATCAAAAAATAGACTTTCTTTGAACGGTTCATATGAAGGTCAAAATTGGCAATATATGGATCCTTATGCTTTAGAGAGTAATAGTTTTGAGGAAGAGTTATTTTTATCCGAATTAGTAAATAATCCTGAAAGTAATAAATTAGTTGATTTGCTTGATGTTGCTAGACGAAAAAATTCACTTGAAAATAAGTCTGAGCATTTTGAGAATGAATTTCTGGATTATCTTACTCGAACAACCATTGCATTTGTTGAGGGTTCATTAAATAATAAATCAATTTTAGAACTTAATTCTGTTTTTAGAAATAGATTGTAAAT
It encodes the following:
- a CDS encoding PRC-barrel domain-containing protein, whose protein sequence is MSRQITTSDEILGKDVVDPNGAILGIVTKIHIDMDAKELIGITIDQGLFRPDLFMGIDYVDRFAVGVVFLSKVPTDTYRGLKVLTNEGKTIGTVKSVVVSDSILSELVVVPKSVDISKHNISIPVSEIEEIGFSVILKKGFML